One window of the Rhipicephalus microplus isolate Deutch F79 chromosome 2, USDA_Rmic, whole genome shotgun sequence genome contains the following:
- the LOC119169667 gene encoding uncharacterized protein LOC119169667 isoform X2 — protein sequence MSTSTTQVNVTTTTITRATSKAELVDENPDLAAECVQQLCTDGKPVDPQPLPHPLLANYETMLTKLSPETARKQELLPGPPTERVFDRDESGSVTVDVRKMLDEENVDNDKLYQHKLEGTEVRKLEEKQAMKEAFQEANTFDNVIHQKTLAKGQVTKKRTLVETASAKRITTRRENEAAKLDQVGCTIKRNIEEAGNAEENVEKSEKQLENIEKVTCNSQRPPCGQ from the exons ATGAGTACCTCGACGACCCAGGTGAACGTGACAACGACGACCATCACGCGGGCCACGTCCAAGGCCGAGCTGGTAGACGAGAACCCGGACCTGGCCGCAGAATGCGTCCAGCAGTTGTGCACCGACGGGAAGCCCGTCGATCCGCAGCCGCTGCCGCATCCTCTGCTCGCTAACTACGAGACCATGCTCACAAAG TTGTCTCCGGAGACAGCTCGCAAGCAGGAGCTCCTTCCGGGCCCACCGACGGAGCGCGTGTTCGACCGCGACGAGTCCGGTTCGGTGACGGTGGACGTGCGTAAGATGCTGGACGAGGAGAACGTGGACAACGACAAGCTCTACCAGCACAAGCTCGAGGGCACCGAAGTGCGCAAGCTCGAGGAGAAGCAGGCCATGAAGGAGGCCTTCCAGGAGGCCAACACATTCGACAACGTGATCCATCAGAAGACCCTGGCCAAGGGACAG GTCACCAAGAAGCGCACGCTGGTGGAGACGGCGTCCGCCAAGCGAATCACCACGCGGCGCGAGAACGAGGCGGCAAAGCTGGACCAAGTCGGCTGCACCATCAAGCGCAACATCGAAGAAGCCGGTAACGCTGAGGAGAACGTCGAGAAGTCCGAGAAGCAGCTGGAGAACATCGAGAAGGTCACCTGCAACAGTCAGAGGCCGCCCTGCGGCCAGTGA
- the LOC119169667 gene encoding uncharacterized protein LOC119169667 isoform X1, with amino-acid sequence MSTSTTQVNVTTTTITRATSKAELVDENPDLAAECVQQLCTDGKPVDPQPLPHPLLANYETMLTKLSPETARKQELLPGPPTERVFDRDESGSVTVDVRKMLDEENVDNDKLYQHKLEGTEVRKLEEKQAMKEAFQEANTFDNVIHQKTLAKGQVTKKRTLVETASAKRITTRRENEAAKLDQVGCTIKRNIEEAGNAEENVEKSEKQLENIEKVTCNSQRPPCGQS; translated from the exons ATGAGTACCTCGACGACCCAGGTGAACGTGACAACGACGACCATCACGCGGGCCACGTCCAAGGCCGAGCTGGTAGACGAGAACCCGGACCTGGCCGCAGAATGCGTCCAGCAGTTGTGCACCGACGGGAAGCCCGTCGATCCGCAGCCGCTGCCGCATCCTCTGCTCGCTAACTACGAGACCATGCTCACAAAG TTGTCTCCGGAGACAGCTCGCAAGCAGGAGCTCCTTCCGGGCCCACCGACGGAGCGCGTGTTCGACCGCGACGAGTCCGGTTCGGTGACGGTGGACGTGCGTAAGATGCTGGACGAGGAGAACGTGGACAACGACAAGCTCTACCAGCACAAGCTCGAGGGCACCGAAGTGCGCAAGCTCGAGGAGAAGCAGGCCATGAAGGAGGCCTTCCAGGAGGCCAACACATTCGACAACGTGATCCATCAGAAGACCCTGGCCAAGGGACAG GTCACCAAGAAGCGCACGCTGGTGGAGACGGCGTCCGCCAAGCGAATCACCACGCGGCGCGAGAACGAGGCGGCAAAGCTGGACCAAGTCGGCTGCACCATCAAGCGCAACATCGAAGAAGCCGGTAACGCTGAGGAGAACGTCGAGAAGTCCGAGAAGCAGCTGGAGAACATCGAGAAGGTCACCTGCAACAGTCAGAGGCCGCCCTGCGGCCA GTCGTGA